A stretch of the Thermus thermophilus genome encodes the following:
- a CDS encoding F0F1 ATP synthase subunit C — MKKLLVTVLLTVFGALAFAAEEAAASGGLDRGLIAVGMGLAVGLAALGTGVAQARIGAAGVGAIAEDRRNFGTALIFLLLPETLVIFGLLIAFILNGRL, encoded by the coding sequence ATGAAGAAGCTACTGGTGACGGTTCTTCTGACGGTTTTCGGTGCGTTGGCTTTCGCGGCGGAGGAAGCGGCGGCCTCCGGCGGCCTGGACCGCGGCCTCATCGCCGTGGGCATGGGCTTGGCCGTGGGCCTGGCGGCCCTGGGCACCGGCGTGGCCCAGGCCCGGATCGGCGCGGCGGGCGTGGGGGCCATCGCCGAGGACCGGCGCAACTTCGGTACCGCCCTCATCTTCCTGCTCCTGCCCGAGACCCTGGTGATCTTCGGTCTCCTCATCGCCTTCATCCTCAACGGCAGGCTCTAA
- a CDS encoding V-type ATP synthase subunit E — MSKLEAILSQEVEAEIQALLREAEAKAEAVKREAEEKARALLQARERALEAQYRAALRRAESAGELLVATARTQAKGEVLEEVRRRVREALEALPNKPEWPEVVRKLALEALEALPGAKALVAHPEDLPHLEALAKDRGVELKAEPALRLGVRAVGAEGKTQVENSLLARLDRAWDALSSKVAQALWG; from the coding sequence ATGTCTAAACTGGAAGCCATTTTGAGCCAGGAGGTGGAGGCCGAGATCCAGGCCCTCCTCCGGGAGGCCGAGGCCAAGGCCGAGGCCGTCAAGCGGGAAGCGGAGGAGAAGGCCAGGGCCCTCCTCCAAGCCCGGGAGCGGGCCCTCGAGGCCCAGTACCGGGCCGCCCTCCGCCGGGCGGAGAGCGCCGGGGAGCTCCTCGTGGCCACGGCCCGCACCCAGGCCAAGGGGGAGGTGCTGGAGGAGGTCCGGCGCCGGGTCCGGGAGGCCCTGGAGGCCCTTCCCAACAAGCCGGAGTGGCCCGAGGTGGTGAGGAAACTGGCCCTGGAGGCCCTGGAGGCCCTCCCCGGGGCCAAGGCCCTGGTGGCCCACCCGGAGGACCTTCCCCACCTCGAGGCCCTGGCCAAGGACCGGGGGGTGGAGCTCAAGGCCGAGCCCGCCCTTCGCCTGGGGGTCCGGGCCGTGGGGGCCGAGGGCAAGACCCAGGTGGAAAACAGCCTCCTCGCCCGGCTTGACCGCGCCTGGGACGCCCTTTCCTCCAAGGTGGCCCAGGCGCTTTGGGGCTAG
- a CDS encoding V-type ATPase subunit — protein sequence MADDFAYLNARVRVRRGTLLKESFFQEALDLSFADFLRLLSETVYGGELAGQGLPDVDRAVLRTQAKLVGDLPRLVTGEAREAVRLLLLRNDLHNLQALLRAKATGRPFEEVLLLPGTLREEVWRQAYEAQDPAGMAQVLAVPGHPLARALRAVLRETQDLARVEALLAKRFFEDVAKAAKGLDQPALRDYLALEVDAENLRTAFKLQGSGLAPDAFFLKGGRFVDRVRFARLMEGDYAVLEELSGTPFSGLSGVRDLKALERGLRCVLLREAKKGVQDPLGVGLVLAYVKEREWEAVRLRLLARRAYFGLPRAQVEEEVVCP from the coding sequence ATGGCGGACGACTTCGCCTACCTCAACGCCCGGGTGCGGGTGCGGAGGGGGACCCTCCTCAAGGAGAGCTTCTTCCAGGAGGCCCTGGACCTCTCCTTCGCCGACTTCCTCCGCCTCCTCTCGGAGACGGTGTACGGCGGGGAGCTTGCAGGGCAGGGCCTTCCCGACGTGGACCGGGCCGTGCTCCGCACCCAGGCCAAGCTGGTCGGGGACCTGCCGCGGCTCGTCACCGGGGAGGCGCGGGAGGCGGTGCGGCTCCTCCTCCTGCGGAACGACCTCCACAACCTCCAGGCCCTCCTCCGGGCCAAGGCCACGGGCCGCCCCTTTGAGGAGGTCCTCCTCCTCCCCGGGACCCTGCGGGAGGAGGTTTGGCGCCAGGCCTACGAGGCCCAGGACCCCGCGGGGATGGCCCAGGTGCTCGCCGTGCCCGGCCACCCCTTGGCCCGCGCCTTGAGGGCGGTCCTGCGGGAGACGCAGGACCTCGCCCGGGTGGAGGCCCTCCTCGCCAAGCGCTTCTTTGAGGACGTGGCCAAGGCGGCCAAGGGGCTGGACCAGCCCGCTTTGCGGGACTACCTGGCCTTGGAGGTGGACGCGGAGAACCTGCGCACCGCCTTCAAGCTCCAGGGCTCGGGGCTGGCCCCGGACGCCTTCTTCCTCAAGGGCGGGCGGTTCGTGGACCGAGTCCGGTTCGCCCGGCTCATGGAGGGGGACTACGCCGTGTTGGAGGAGCTTTCCGGCACGCCCTTTTCCGGGCTTTCCGGGGTTCGGGACCTGAAGGCTTTGGAGCGGGGGCTCCGGTGCGTCCTCCTCAGGGAGGCGAAGAAGGGGGTGCAGGACCCCTTGGGGGTGGGGCTCGTCCTCGCCTACGTGAAGGAGCGGGAGTGGGAGGCCGTGCGCCTTAGGCTCCTCGCCCGGAGGGCCTACTTCGGCCTTCCCCGCGCCCAGGTGGAGGAGGAGGTGGTGTGCCCGTGA
- the atpF gene encoding V-type ATP synthase subunit F, whose amino-acid sequence MAVIADPETAQGFRLAGLEGYGASSAEEARSLLETLVERGGYALVAVDEALLPDPERAVERLMRGRDLPVLLPIAGLKEAFQGHDVEGYMRELVRKTIGFDIKL is encoded by the coding sequence ATGGCGGTGATCGCCGATCCCGAGACCGCCCAGGGGTTCCGGCTCGCGGGCCTCGAGGGCTACGGGGCCTCCTCGGCGGAGGAGGCCCGAAGCCTCCTGGAAACCCTCGTTGAACGGGGCGGCTACGCCCTGGTGGCCGTGGACGAGGCGCTCCTTCCCGACCCCGAGCGGGCGGTGGAACGCCTCATGCGGGGCAGGGACCTCCCCGTGCTCCTGCCCATCGCGGGGCTTAAGGAGGCCTTCCAAGGGCACGACGTGGAAGGCTACATGCGGGAGCTGGTGAGGAAGACCATCGGCTTTGACATCAAGCTGTAG